From a region of the Acidimicrobiales bacterium genome:
- a CDS encoding ribonuclease H has product MSTTVYTDGACLGNPGPGGWAWAVPDGPYAAGPDPATTNQRMEIKAALEAVLALDGPLVVVSDSTYVVNCFRDRWWEGWLKRGWLNSQKKPVANRDLWEPLIEAVQADPTRVRFRWVKGHSADRYNDLVDRLAVEAARTQQPSAGSGTPAVLPAPDAPARGPGVPEGHKLVVGGQRVDLADDAQRRLHEIVAAKAALHADLVVLTGLRHGAEMAGAEAAVAAGVPFVAVLPYPSPESVWPWASQERFRSLLALSADRVVLQEKSPTTKQQAGAALSRRDAWLARHANEAVLVWDGDDDFTGKLVRSFRDHLGEEDVWVLSPAGA; this is encoded by the coding sequence TTGTCCACCACCGTCTATACCGATGGCGCCTGCCTGGGGAACCCTGGCCCTGGCGGCTGGGCGTGGGCCGTCCCCGACGGGCCGTATGCCGCCGGTCCCGACCCGGCCACGACCAACCAGCGCATGGAGATCAAGGCGGCGCTGGAGGCCGTGCTGGCGCTCGACGGGCCCCTCGTAGTGGTCAGCGATTCCACCTACGTCGTGAACTGCTTCCGCGACCGGTGGTGGGAGGGATGGCTGAAGCGGGGGTGGCTCAACTCGCAGAAGAAGCCGGTCGCCAACCGCGACCTGTGGGAGCCGCTGATCGAGGCGGTGCAGGCCGACCCCACTCGGGTGCGGTTCCGGTGGGTGAAGGGGCACTCGGCTGACCGCTACAACGACCTGGTCGACCGCTTGGCGGTGGAAGCAGCCCGCACGCAGCAGCCTTCGGCGGGCTCCGGCACGCCCGCCGTGCTGCCCGCGCCCGACGCACCCGCCCGCGGGCCAGGCGTGCCCGAAGGCCACAAGCTCGTGGTGGGCGGCCAACGGGTCGACCTGGCCGACGATGCCCAACGTCGGCTGCACGAGATCGTGGCGGCCAAGGCCGCGCTGCACGCCGACCTGGTGGTGCTGACCGGCCTGCGCCACGGCGCCGAGATGGCGGGCGCCGAAGCCGCGGTGGCCGCGGGCGTGCCGTTCGTGGCCGTGCTGCCCTACCCCTCGCCTGAGAGCGTCTGGCCGTGGGCGTCGCAGGAGCGCTTCCGTTCGCTGCTGGCGTTGTCGGCCGATCGAGTCGTGCTCCAGGAGAAGTCGCCCACCACCAAGCAACAGGCGGGCGCCGCACTGTCGCGGCGCGACGCATGGCTGGCCCGGCATGCGAACGAGGCGGTGTTGGTGTGGGACGGCGACGACGACTTCACCGGCAAGCTGGTGCGGTCGTTCCGCGACCACCTCGGCGAAGAAGACGTGTGGGTGCTCAGCCCGGCAGGTGCTTGA
- a CDS encoding GNAT family N-acetyltransferase encodes MGTTVTLAVEEEGVPVGQVTVELDRYPDAGYLRSLAVEPHAQGRGVGSRLIAWAEQLLAAEGCTQVVLGVEDANPQARALYERLGYRPTERAVTDDGRTCGLLVKHLPG; translated from the coding sequence ATGGGCACGACGGTGACACTCGCAGTGGAAGAAGAAGGCGTGCCGGTGGGACAGGTGACGGTGGAGCTCGACCGCTACCCCGACGCCGGCTACCTGCGCTCGCTGGCGGTCGAGCCGCACGCCCAAGGGCGAGGGGTCGGCAGCCGCCTCATCGCCTGGGCCGAACAGTTACTGGCCGCCGAAGGGTGCACGCAGGTGGTGCTCGGCGTGGAGGACGCCAACCCGCAGGCCCGCGCCCTCTACGAACGGCTCGGCTACCGCCCCACCGAGCGCGCCGTGACTGACGACGGCCGCACGTGCGGGCTGTTGGTCAAGCACCTGCCGGGCTGA